In Oryza sativa Japonica Group chromosome 2, ASM3414082v1, the following are encoded in one genomic region:
- the LOC4330231 gene encoding scarecrow-like protein 6 → MRAALFGAERSGVVDLGGIGGGNRGLFWPAGKGGLVVVEPRSVLDCTRSPSPRNSTSTLSSSQGGGGADSTGVAAVSESSAAAAEATKWGAPGEHGGGGGGGGGGGKEDWSSGCELPPIPGTLDVGLVGGEGWDTMLGNAAAAAAGQDQSFLNWIIGAAGDLEQPGPPLLDNAGFGIPAVDPLGFSLDHSLSGVASDLSSSGAHTATGGAGGGKASLGFGLFSPEATSLEQPPPPMLFHEGIDTKPPLLGAQPPGLLNHYHHQPPNPAATFFMPHPSFPEHNHQSPLLQPPPKRHHSMPDDIYLARNQLPPAAAAAQGLPFSPLHASVPFQLQPSPPPIRGAMKTTAAEAAQQQLLDELAAAAKATEAGNSVGAREILARLNQQLPPLGKPFLRSASYLREALLLALADSHHGVSSVTTPLDVALKLAAYKSFSDLSPVLQFANFTATQALLDEIGGTATSCIHVIDFDLGVGGQWASFLQELAHRRAAGGVTLPLLKLTAFVSTASHHPLELHLTQDNLSQFAADLGIPFEFNAVSLDAFNPGELISSTGDEVVAVSLPVGCSARAPPLPAILRLVKQLSPKIVVAIDHGADRADLSFSQHFLNCFQSCVFLLDSLDAAGIDADSACKIERFLIQPRVHDMVLGRHKVHKAIAWRSVFAAAGFKPVPPSNLAEAQADCLLKRVQVRGFHVEKCGAALTLYWQRGELVSISSWRC, encoded by the coding sequence ATGAGGGCGGCGCTGTTCGGTGCCGAGAGGAGCGGGGTAGTGGACctcggcggcatcggcggcggtaACAGGGGGCTGTTTTGGCCGGCGGGGAAGGGGggcctggtggtggtggagccgAGGTCGGTGCTGGACTGCACGCGCAGCCCGAGCCCGCGCAATTCCACCTCGACGCTGTCGTCGtcccagggcggcggcggggcggactCGACCGGTGTGGCGGCGGTTTCGgagagcagcgccgccgccgccgaagccacCAAATGGGGAGCCCCCGGGGAAcacgggggcggcggtggcggcggtggcggcggtgggaagGAGGACTGGAGCAGCGGCTGTGAGTTGCCCCCGATACCGGGGACCCTGGATGTGGGGCTCGTCGGAGGAGAGGGCTGGGACACCATGCtcggcaacgccgccgccgccgcagccgggcAGGATCAGTCGTTCTTGAACTGGATCATTGGGGCCGCCGGCGACCTGGAGCAGCCCGGGCCGCCGCTTCTTGACAATGCGGGATTCGGGATCCCGGCCGTCGACCCGCTGGGCTTCTCTCTGGACCACTCCCTCAGCGGCGTCGCCTCCGACCTGTCGTCCTCCGGTGCGCACACCGCaaccggcggcgcgggtggcggCAAGGCTTCCCTAGGATTCGGTCTCTTCTCGCCGGAAGCCACCTCTctcgagcagccgccgccgccgatgctgtTCCACGAAGGTATCGACACGAAGCCCCCTCTTCTGGGCGCGCAGCCGCCGGGCCTCCTCAACCACTATCACCACCAGCCGCCGAATCCCGCCGCAACCTTCTTCATGCCTCACCCATCCTTCCCCGAACACAATCACCAGTCGCCACTCCTCCAGCCACCGCCCAAACGCCACCACTCCATGCCTGATGACATCTACCTCGCCCGTAACCAGCTaccgcctgcggcggcggcggcgcagggtcTCCCGTTTTCACCACTACATGCCTCGGTTCCGTTCCAGCTCcagccttcgccgccaccgattCGCGGGGCGATGAAGACGACGGCTGCGGAGGCCGCGCAGCAGCAGTTGCTGGACGAACTGGcagcggcggcaaaggcaaCCGAGGCTGGCAATTCCGTCGGCGCGCGCGAGATATTGGCGCGGCTCAATCAACAGCTCCCCCCTCTTGGGAAGcccttcctccgctccgcctcCTACCTCAGGGAGGCCCTCCTCCTCGCACTCGCTGACAGCCACCATGGCGTCTCCAGCGTCACCACGCCGCTCGACGTTGCCCTCAAGCTCGCGGCCTACAAGTCGTTCTCCGACCTGTCGCCCGTGCTGCAGTTTGCAAACTTCACGGCAACTCAGGCACTTCTTGATGAAATTGGTGGCACCGCAACTTCCTGCATACATGTCATTGACTTCGATCTCGGTGTTGGCGGTCAGTGGGCTTCCTTCTTGCAGGAGCTTGCGCACCGCCGTGCTGCTGGAGGTGTGACCTTGCCATTGTTGAAGCTAACAGCTTTCGTGTCGACTGCTTCCCACCATCCATTGGAGCTGCACCTTACCCAGGATAACCTTTCTCAGTTTGCCGCAGACCTTGGAATTCCTTTTGAGTTCAATGCCGTCAGTCTTGATGCATTCAATCCTGGGGAGCTTATTTCTTCAACTGGTGATGAAGTTGTGGCTGTTAGCCTCCCTGTTGGTTGCTCCGCTCGTGCACCACCGCTGCCAGCAATCCTTCGTTTGGTGAAGCAGCTTAGTCCGAAGATTGTGGTGGCTATTGACCATGGAGCTGATCGTGCAGACCTTTCATTCTCGCAGCACTTCCTGAATTGTTTCCAGTCTTGCGTGTTCCTCCTTGACTCACTTGATGCTGCTGGTATTGATGCTGATTCTGCCTGCAAGATTGAGAGGTTTCTGATTCAGCCTAGAGTTCATGATATGGTGCTTGGACGGCACAAGGTACACAAAGCAATAGCATGGAGGAGTGTTTTTGCAGCAGCTGGGTTTAAGCCTGTTCCACCCAGCAACCTTGCCGAGGCACAGGCAGACTGCCTCCTGAAGCGAGTGCAGGTCCGAGGATTCCATGTGGAGAAGTGCGGAGCTGCTCTCACGCTCTACTGGCAGCGTGGTGAGCTTGTCTCCATATCATCATGGCGGTGCTGA